caaaccAAACTTGAAAGTGAGTGACTGCCTGTGCCGGACCTGCATGCCCTGAACCTGACTTCCCCTGCTACTCCTGTGAGTAAGACATAGGCAGACAGCAAGGTAAGCTCCTTCTTCAACCACACCTCTCTCCCTGCCCACAGGAGTACGAACAGGCCTCCAAGGTGGACCAGTTTGTCACACGGTTCCTGCTTCGAGAAACTGTGAGTCAGCTACAAGCCCTGCAGAGCTCCCTGGAGGGGGCATCAGACACCCTGGAGGCCCAGGCCCGAGGTCAGCGGTACGTGAGAGGCTGTTGGCCTGTGGTCTGGTGTGTGCCTTTTGTTCTTGCATTCCAAACTCCTCAGTTCCATGGTCTACCCAACCTCTTGGACAGGAAGGCCATGAGCTGGTCAGAAGGGATAGATAGTTTGGGGACTGGGATTCAAAGACCCAGGAGATCTGCCTTGCCCCACCTAAGCTTGGTCCTGTGCTGGAATCCTGGTCTTGACCCTGTTGTGGCTCTGGGGATAGCAGGCTGACCTTCTACTTTCTAGGTTGAATGAAGAACACATTCAAGTGCAGAGCAGGTCCCGTAGCAGCCGGCGGGCAGGGCGCAGAGCCCTGAAGAGCATCAGCTGGTCACCAGCCTGGTCTCCTGGATCCTCTGATACAGGTGTGCTTACGGCAGGGTAGGATCTGGCTGCACAGGGTCCAGGGAAGATGTGCCATCTCCTATTCTCTTAGGGCTTTGCTCCGCCACTGTTCCTAGTTTGCCCTGAGAGGACTCCCAGCTTCGGGGGCCCCTGGCTGATATCCTCCTGGTCCCCCTATCAGGGTGGACTTCAGAGGCTGAACTGCAGTGGCGGCTGCAGGTCAATCGCCTCCAGGAGCTCATAGACCAGCTTGAATGCAAGGTAAGTGGCTGGGTGGCCGGTGCCCCTTGAGGACCTGCCCATGCCAATACATATGAGGCTCGACCTACATCCTTTGCCCTTTGCAGGCACCCCGTCTGGAACCCCTGCAAGAGGACCTTGCCAAGGGGCCTGACTCGGTGAGCTTGGGAAGGAGTGCTCATGAAGAAGGGTAATGGCTGTCTACTCGGACCTGGGAGGCAGGTGCTGGGTTCTGGTTCTTGCTCTATGACCCCCTTAGGTTTTCTGCTCTCTCATCTGTATCTCTGAAAGTCAGGCCTAAGGTAGGAATGGAAGCGAGAGGGCACAGTGGGAGGTGGAACCACAGACAGGGTCAGTGGCTTGGAGGATGGAGTCAGAGATGCTGGGAGGTCCTGTCGGTTGTGGGAACCTGACCCCACAGGGTGCAGATCTGAACCATATTAGGAAGGGTGAGGTCATACTCTGAGCCTAGCTAACCCCAGTGACTAGCTGCTCTCTTGTTAGCACATCCTTGTGGCGCAGAGACAGGTCCAGGTGGCAGAGGATGCCCTGCAGGATTTTCACCATGCCCTGTGCTGCTACATGAACTTCACAGGGGCCCAGAGCCATTGTCTACAGTGAGTCGCTGGCTAGATAGTGGGATGTTTGAGGCGGGGAGGGGTAAACAGGAGGGATGGTGAGCTGGGTAATCTGGGCAAGGCTCCCATGAGATCCTTGTCAGGTAGTCAGTGGTGGTCATAGCCCTGGTCCAGCCTAGCTACCTCTGGCTCTGCAGTGTGTCTGCCCAGAAGATGCTAGACCATGCTGCCTTCACCCTCTATGAGTTCTGGCAGGATGAAGCCTCCTGGAGAAGGTGAGTGGTGGTTTAACAGCTGACACTGACTATGGGTTCTGACTAGGTCCAAGTCCTACCTTCCTGTTCTCTGGCTTTGTGACTTCAGATAACTTACCTAACACATCTGGGTCCCAGATGAGATGATGTATAAAGAATGAATTCAAATTAGGTATTGAGTGCATGCCTGTTATATCAACACTGAAGGCAAAGGTAAGAGAGcttggagttcaaggctagcctgggttacacagcaaaTTCAGCaaagccctgtttcaaaacaaaacaaacagacaaacaaaaacaacagataGTTAACACAACTtggccatggtggcacaaacctaaactcccagcacttggaaggcagaggcaggaggatcaatgatttaaggccagcctggacta
This portion of the Microtus ochrogaster isolate Prairie Vole_2 linkage group LG8, MicOch1.0, whole genome shotgun sequence genome encodes:
- the Necab3 gene encoding N-terminal EF-hand calcium-binding protein 3 isoform X3 — protein: MACAGLLAVCLLRPTAPQPPRHPAPAAGHALFQDVFRRADKNDDGKLSFEEFQNYFADGVLSSVELRELFSGIDGHLTDNLETEKLCDYFSKHLGVYRPVLAALESLNRAVLTAMDTTKLEYEQASKVDQFVTRFLLRETVSQLQALQSSLEGASDTLEAQARGQRLNEEHIQVQSRSRSSRRAGRRALKSISWSPAWSPGSSDTGWTSEAELQWRLQVNRLQELIDQLECKAPRLEPLQEDLAKGPDSHILVAQRQVQVAEDALQDFHHALCCYMNFTGAQSHCLHVSAQKMLDHAAFTLYEFWQDEASWRRHQQSPCSKAFQRTLIDHLQAPDTLTTVFFPASWWIMNNN